The following are encoded in a window of uncultured Sphaerochaeta sp. genomic DNA:
- the purB gene encoding adenylosuccinate lyase: MQSFTHDTYISPFSWRYASEEMRTVFSEEHKRKLLRKVWVALASAQAEAGLVREDQLSELIAHQENIDIERASEIEAEIHHDLMAEIKTFAEQCPNAGSIIHLGATSMDILDNMDAMRLKQALTLIIDKTKTLLFLFVEKMERYADTPCMAFTHIQPAEPTTVGYRLAQTAQDLKEDLEGLLAIQASIRGKGMKGAVGTSASYTELLKDRSMSAMEMEKRVMENLGLEAFTAATQVYPRKQDYRIGTALSSLACTLYKFFIDFRLLQSPPIGEWSEPFGAKQVGSSAMPFKRNPINSEKIDSLCRYISAQSEVLWQNAASTLLERTLDDSANRRLVLPDMFLAMDEVLLTANKVVSGMQIHQSGIARNLEAYGIFAASERLLMELGRKGANRQEMHELIREYSLKAWAEVQEGKPNTLKDMLTQDETVLSFLSKEAALETLDATQYIGDSALRTRLVAQEIMSILNR, translated from the coding sequence ATGCAAAGCTTTACCCATGACACCTATATTTCACCTTTTTCTTGGCGCTATGCAAGCGAGGAAATGCGAACTGTATTCAGTGAGGAGCATAAGAGAAAGCTCCTCAGAAAGGTTTGGGTTGCCCTTGCAAGCGCCCAGGCAGAAGCTGGTCTGGTAAGAGAGGACCAGCTCTCTGAATTGATTGCACATCAGGAAAACATAGATATCGAGAGAGCCAGCGAGATTGAGGCTGAGATCCACCATGACCTTATGGCCGAGATCAAGACCTTCGCAGAACAATGCCCCAATGCTGGCTCTATCATTCACCTTGGGGCAACCAGCATGGACATCCTGGACAACATGGATGCGATGCGCCTGAAGCAAGCCCTCACCCTGATCATCGATAAAACCAAGACGCTGCTCTTCCTCTTCGTAGAAAAGATGGAGCGTTATGCAGATACCCCTTGCATGGCCTTTACCCATATCCAACCCGCAGAACCCACCACGGTAGGATATCGTCTTGCCCAGACTGCCCAGGACCTCAAAGAGGACCTTGAAGGGCTATTGGCCATACAGGCATCAATCCGTGGCAAGGGAATGAAGGGAGCTGTAGGGACCAGTGCAAGTTATACGGAGTTGCTCAAGGACCGTTCGATGTCTGCCATGGAGATGGAAAAACGGGTAATGGAAAACCTTGGACTGGAAGCGTTCACCGCTGCCACACAGGTCTATCCCCGCAAGCAAGACTATCGAATAGGGACAGCACTCAGTTCACTTGCCTGTACCCTCTATAAGTTCTTTATTGACTTCCGTCTGCTCCAGAGCCCACCCATTGGGGAGTGGAGTGAACCCTTCGGAGCAAAGCAGGTAGGCTCTTCAGCGATGCCGTTCAAACGCAATCCGATAAACAGCGAAAAGATTGACAGCCTCTGCAGGTATATTTCCGCACAGAGCGAGGTACTCTGGCAGAATGCTGCATCCACCCTTCTCGAGCGTACACTCGATGACAGTGCAAACCGTCGTCTGGTGCTTCCTGATATGTTCCTAGCCATGGATGAGGTACTTCTCACGGCCAACAAGGTGGTCAGCGGAATGCAGATCCACCAAAGTGGCATTGCGCGCAATCTTGAAGCATACGGTATCTTTGCTGCAAGCGAACGCCTTTTGATGGAACTGGGAAGAAAAGGTGCCAATCGTCAGGAGATGCATGAACTTATCAGGGAGTACAGCCTGAAAGCTTGGGCAGAGGTACAAGAGGGTAAGCCAAATACCTTGAAGGATATGCTCACCCAGGATGAGACAGTCCTCTCTTTTCTATCCAAGGAAGCAGCGCTTGAGACACTTGATGCCACCCAATATATTGGGGACAGTGCCCTTCGTACCCGCTTGGTAGCTCAGGAGATTATGTCCATTCTCAACCGATGA
- a CDS encoding VTT domain-containing protein: MKMPLWLRSLFKKETYLKEDGSLDVRKLLLRTFLLMLFIFGMYFIGLRYYRLSGWDQNVVVQQFIENFGVHGVAIYVFIVDLFVLPLSVDLMWPFVMEWHPALAILVMGASSVAGAFFAYLFGRLVGLIPIFRKWVLKQSGTHTEQIITKYGIWAIVISGLTPLPFSTICTVAGILELKVHHFLLASLIRFPRMAIYYLIFTGLIVIG, translated from the coding sequence ATGAAGATGCCATTGTGGTTGAGATCACTGTTCAAGAAAGAAACCTATCTCAAGGAGGATGGGTCGCTGGATGTACGAAAGTTGCTCTTGCGTACCTTTCTCCTGATGCTTTTCATCTTTGGGATGTATTTCATCGGCCTTAGGTACTACCGGCTTTCAGGCTGGGACCAGAACGTGGTGGTGCAGCAGTTCATTGAGAACTTCGGGGTTCACGGCGTTGCAATCTACGTATTCATCGTAGACCTCTTCGTGCTACCACTCTCCGTGGATTTGATGTGGCCATTTGTGATGGAGTGGCATCCAGCACTGGCTATCCTGGTAATGGGTGCGAGCTCGGTAGCAGGAGCGTTCTTTGCCTATCTCTTTGGGAGACTTGTCGGCCTTATTCCCATCTTCAGGAAGTGGGTACTTAAACAGTCAGGAACCCATACCGAGCAGATCATCACCAAGTATGGAATCTGGGCCATTGTCATCAGTGGATTGACCCCGCTTCCTTTCTCTACCATCTGCACGGTGGCAGGGATACTGGAACTGAAGGTTCATCACTTCTTGCTTGCCAGCCTTATCCGGTTCCCCCGCATGGCAATCTATTACCTGATCTTTACCGGCCTGATCGTCATCGGTTGA
- a CDS encoding alanyl-tRNA editing protein, which yields MHSKPIYYEEPYQRTLQAVVTSITEKGVVLDKTICYPEGGGQAGDRGTIAGKPLLDTIKDDDHTIYHQVADPDFSVGDTVDIVLDWEHRYHYMQMHTAQHVASGLLFHHFSIATVSVHQGERILTIETDRKDIPLTVCYALEDLVNQSVREAKPVSYEVHTQQSAQALDLRRSIKVEGDGVRLVVVDDIDTVACGGLHVANTKEIDLFHYEGQEMIRGHVRLIFTIGAIAREEIRKKERIVEQLGALFSSPVEELVETASKAVTQASSDKSALKKCNERLALLELEKRIAGAPEEKGTPVVLWEVEEGLSLKDIGKAATAFENLALCAVQQNGEQVLWLIALVGEAEFLLNFSKQRQNLLSTIAGKGGGKPPLYQGVGTGEGLILLKTFKDLLV from the coding sequence ATGCATTCAAAGCCTATCTATTATGAAGAACCCTACCAGCGGACCCTTCAGGCCGTTGTCACCTCCATCACAGAAAAGGGAGTAGTCTTGGATAAGACCATCTGCTACCCAGAAGGGGGAGGCCAGGCGGGAGACAGGGGCACTATTGCAGGAAAGCCCCTCCTTGATACCATCAAGGATGATGATCATACCATCTACCATCAGGTGGCAGACCCAGACTTCTCCGTTGGGGACACGGTGGACATTGTCCTTGACTGGGAACACCGTTACCACTATATGCAGATGCACACAGCCCAGCATGTGGCCAGTGGATTGCTGTTCCACCACTTCTCCATAGCCACTGTCAGTGTGCACCAGGGAGAAAGAATCCTTACCATAGAGACCGATAGGAAGGATATTCCACTCACTGTCTGCTATGCCTTGGAGGATCTGGTGAACCAGAGTGTACGGGAAGCAAAGCCTGTCTCCTATGAAGTACATACCCAGCAAAGCGCACAGGCCTTGGACCTGAGAAGATCGATCAAGGTAGAAGGGGACGGGGTAAGATTGGTGGTCGTTGATGATATCGACACTGTTGCCTGCGGTGGACTTCACGTTGCAAACACCAAGGAGATAGATCTCTTCCACTATGAGGGGCAGGAGATGATCAGGGGCCATGTCAGACTCATCTTCACCATTGGAGCAATTGCCCGGGAAGAGATTAGAAAGAAGGAGCGTATCGTAGAACAGCTTGGTGCTCTCTTCTCTTCCCCCGTGGAAGAATTGGTTGAGACAGCAAGTAAGGCCGTCACCCAAGCCTCTTCTGATAAGAGTGCACTGAAGAAGTGCAATGAACGGCTTGCCCTTCTGGAGTTGGAGAAACGCATTGCAGGAGCACCGGAGGAAAAAGGAACGCCAGTTGTGCTTTGGGAAGTAGAGGAGGGACTCTCTCTCAAGGACATCGGCAAGGCCGCTACGGCATTTGAAAACCTGGCTCTCTGCGCCGTACAGCAAAATGGTGAGCAGGTCCTCTGGCTCATCGCCCTGGTTGGGGAAGCGGAGTTCTTGTTGAATTTCTCCAAGCAACGGCAGAACCTGCTCTCAACCATTGCCGGAAAGGGAGGTGGAAAGCCTCCCCTGTACCAAGGAGTGGGGACAGGAGAAGGGCTTATCCTGCTCAAGACATTCAAGGATCTACTGGTATGA
- a CDS encoding trimeric intracellular cation channel family protein, with product MELEQNIIYIFDLLGTFIFAITGAVKGVRLKLDILGVVVFACTVGCGGGMLRDAAIGATPVAAFSNSAYILICVGTGLAVFFLAPKFVGRWRVILFADSLGLGVFTALGVAKGAMFGIGPVGQLLCGVFSAVGGGVVRDVMSRSIPTVLTSDFYATASLLGGILYLALEMTGLGLLSKFIIASSVVFLIRIVAIRYNFHLPVANTALPVDDEQTLH from the coding sequence ATGGAACTGGAGCAAAACATCATCTATATCTTTGACCTACTGGGAACCTTTATCTTTGCCATAACCGGTGCAGTAAAAGGAGTTCGGCTCAAGTTGGACATTCTGGGAGTTGTCGTATTTGCCTGTACAGTCGGATGTGGGGGAGGCATGCTCAGGGATGCAGCAATTGGGGCAACCCCGGTGGCGGCCTTTTCCAACAGTGCCTATATACTCATTTGCGTCGGTACTGGTCTGGCTGTATTCTTCCTTGCTCCCAAGTTTGTCGGGCGTTGGAGAGTAATCCTCTTTGCCGATTCCCTTGGTCTGGGTGTCTTCACTGCCCTTGGCGTTGCGAAAGGGGCAATGTTTGGCATTGGGCCGGTAGGTCAGTTGCTTTGTGGTGTCTTTTCTGCAGTCGGAGGAGGGGTTGTTCGTGATGTCATGAGCCGCTCAATTCCAACCGTACTTACCAGTGACTTTTACGCGACAGCAAGCCTCTTGGGGGGTATCCTTTACTTGGCACTCGAGATGACGGGACTCGGACTCTTGAGCAAATTCATCATAGCGAGTAGTGTAGTCTTCCTGATCCGCATTGTTGCGATCAGGTACAACTTCCACCTTCCTGTGGCAAATACTGCCTTGCCGGTGGACGACGAGCAAACACTCCATTGA
- a CDS encoding DUF6657 family protein, with the protein MAIIKSAWELALEKTENLQADPKKIKKEQLVKEGRQLAATFLMDIDATKEGTVKQYASYAGEEKDSVKEGMVITFLSNLSLPRSAAYKESFSKVLELGEILGDGNEELKEMLGQLEGFFSQYLENQEDLIERMKQQFAPHLQQKQAQLQQQYGPNFTLRPEQDPEFMKLLEKQLGQLDEQYTTILNQVKDQIKQILGVA; encoded by the coding sequence ATGGCAATTATCAAATCTGCATGGGAACTGGCCCTGGAGAAGACAGAAAACTTACAGGCCGACCCGAAGAAAATCAAGAAAGAACAGCTCGTCAAGGAGGGCAGACAACTTGCAGCAACCTTCCTCATGGATATAGATGCCACCAAGGAAGGAACTGTAAAGCAGTATGCTTCCTATGCTGGTGAAGAGAAAGACTCAGTCAAGGAAGGAATGGTTATCACATTCCTGTCAAACCTATCCCTGCCACGCAGTGCTGCCTACAAGGAATCCTTTTCCAAGGTCCTGGAACTGGGAGAAATTCTCGGTGACGGAAATGAGGAACTGAAAGAGATGCTTGGGCAACTGGAGGGTTTCTTCAGTCAATATCTGGAGAATCAGGAAGACCTGATTGAGCGGATGAAGCAACAGTTTGCTCCCCATCTCCAGCAAAAACAGGCTCAGTTGCAACAGCAGTACGGTCCAAATTTCACGCTCCGTCCAGAGCAGGATCCTGAATTCATGAAGCTTCTTGAGAAGCAGCTTGGTCAGTTGGATGAGCAGTACACCACTATCCTGAACCAGGTGAAGGACCAGATCAAACAGATTCTGGGAGTTGCATAA
- a CDS encoding sugar ABC transporter substrate-binding protein: MKKMVRLAMLVAMLAIMGGLFAAGSAEKEQATELRFIDVSPSPTRQEYFTNTFDKFKEETGISVIYESVPWDDAANKLTVLGASNQLPDVMTTWAGWLGQFTEAGWVVPLSDYIGDTSDEYAKTVTELVWRAEQELYGNIYTIPDGMMVKGVFVRKDWAEDAGLDLNMEEGWTYSEYFDAVYALTDPSKNHYGTSFRGSRGAFDPLFVYLESLNGGSAYAADGSSLMKDQEAIDAYKKWMDLYLDGTAPKDAINWGFVEMVDNFCGGLTGTLINDSEVAATCLERMEDDEWMVMPMPKSDKDGKIYNTVNSPYAYSISSSSKNKDAAWQLIQFLTRPDNNIEYCKLTGLIPIKTAIGDDPLYGPNGPYAAFVQQLNDPDMVVPVAFGPFNYTDMHQGMMHEEMQKYMLGKQDARTSLFNVVNELEKRMKAYLADNPGSSVEQPKGLQ; this comes from the coding sequence ATGAAAAAAATGGTACGGTTAGCTATGCTGGTTGCCATGTTGGCAATCATGGGTGGACTGTTCGCAGCAGGGTCTGCTGAGAAGGAACAAGCCACAGAGCTCCGGTTTATCGATGTATCTCCAAGCCCTACCCGGCAGGAGTATTTCACCAACACCTTCGACAAATTCAAAGAGGAAACGGGAATTTCCGTCATCTATGAGAGTGTTCCCTGGGACGATGCAGCGAACAAGCTGACTGTACTTGGTGCGTCCAATCAGCTTCCTGATGTTATGACAACTTGGGCTGGATGGCTTGGTCAGTTTACTGAGGCTGGTTGGGTTGTTCCCCTCTCCGACTATATTGGCGATACAAGTGATGAGTATGCGAAAACGGTAACCGAACTGGTTTGGAGAGCAGAGCAGGAACTGTATGGAAACATCTATACCATTCCTGATGGCATGATGGTTAAGGGTGTATTTGTTCGAAAGGATTGGGCAGAGGATGCCGGTCTTGACTTGAATATGGAAGAAGGTTGGACATACAGCGAATATTTCGATGCAGTATACGCCCTTACAGATCCCTCAAAGAACCATTACGGTACTTCATTCCGTGGCTCTCGCGGTGCATTCGATCCCTTGTTTGTCTATCTGGAAAGTCTTAATGGCGGATCAGCATATGCAGCAGATGGATCTTCATTGATGAAGGACCAAGAGGCTATCGATGCATACAAGAAGTGGATGGACCTGTATCTTGATGGAACAGCTCCTAAAGATGCAATCAACTGGGGCTTTGTAGAGATGGTTGACAACTTCTGCGGTGGTCTTACCGGTACCTTGATCAACGATAGCGAAGTTGCCGCTACCTGTCTTGAAAGAATGGAAGATGATGAATGGATGGTTATGCCCATGCCTAAGAGTGATAAGGATGGAAAGATCTACAATACCGTCAATTCACCATACGCATACTCTATCAGTTCATCCTCGAAGAACAAGGATGCTGCTTGGCAGCTTATCCAGTTCCTCACCAGACCGGACAACAATATTGAGTATTGTAAGCTTACTGGCCTGATCCCCATCAAGACAGCCATCGGCGACGATCCTCTCTATGGTCCAAATGGTCCCTATGCAGCCTTTGTACAACAGCTGAATGACCCTGACATGGTTGTCCCTGTTGCATTTGGCCCCTTCAACTATACCGACATGCACCAAGGTATGATGCATGAAGAGATGCAGAAGTATATGTTGGGCAAGCAAGATGCAAGGACTTCCCTGTTCAATGTCGTGAATGAACTCGAAAAGAGAATGAAAGCATACTTGGCTGATAATCCAGGTTCTTCCGTGGAACAGCCGAAGGGATTGCAATAA
- a CDS encoding sugar ABC transporter permease, translating into MGILVLYLVVVAIFCALGIALIRKHAKRHAMAWESLAMKRKTEPYLFLLPTLIPLILMFGYPLINSFIMAFQDYKLSAPGKNHFNGLANFQKLFSETDIWLIIKNSFIYVIISVAGQFLLGLTLAMALNKQFRFRGLYQAIIFLPWSFSAFVIGLMHRWSFNGEYGVVNDLLLKLNIISEKIAWLGTPGFSLAVVIIAMIWMGIPFFAIMILAALQSIPANIYEASHIDGCGPFRRFFLITIPYIKPTVIITILLRTIWIFNSFDLIVVITNGGPANYSQTLPSYMYTKAFSSYDFGLASALGVVLMVFLALYVLLFLKSTNYNKAGNF; encoded by the coding sequence ATGGGTATACTTGTTCTGTATTTGGTTGTTGTCGCAATTTTCTGTGCTTTGGGAATTGCGCTGATAAGGAAACATGCAAAAAGGCATGCAATGGCTTGGGAAAGTCTTGCCATGAAGAGAAAAACTGAACCCTACCTATTTCTCCTTCCCACGTTGATTCCGCTGATTCTTATGTTTGGATATCCCTTGATAAATAGCTTTATCATGGCATTCCAAGATTATAAGCTTTCCGCCCCTGGGAAGAACCACTTCAATGGATTAGCAAATTTCCAGAAACTATTTTCAGAAACTGATATTTGGCTGATCATCAAGAATTCTTTCATCTACGTCATTATTTCAGTAGCAGGTCAATTTCTACTCGGTTTGACATTGGCTATGGCTTTGAACAAGCAGTTCAGGTTTAGAGGGTTATACCAAGCAATCATCTTCCTTCCCTGGTCCTTCTCTGCATTTGTAATCGGCCTTATGCATCGTTGGTCGTTTAATGGTGAATACGGTGTTGTAAATGATCTTTTGCTGAAGCTGAACATAATTTCCGAGAAGATCGCTTGGTTGGGTACACCTGGATTTTCGTTGGCAGTAGTCATCATAGCTATGATCTGGATGGGGATCCCGTTCTTTGCCATTATGATTCTTGCCGCCCTACAGTCCATTCCAGCCAATATCTATGAAGCATCACATATAGATGGATGTGGTCCATTTAGGCGCTTCTTCCTTATTACGATTCCTTATATCAAACCAACGGTAATCATTACCATCCTGCTTAGGACCATCTGGATCTTCAACTCATTCGACTTGATTGTAGTCATTACAAACGGAGGACCTGCAAACTACTCACAGACTCTTCCTTCCTACATGTACACAAAGGCCTTCTCCAGCTATGACTTTGGATTGGCTTCGGCGTTGGGCGTAGTACTCATGGTCTTCCTGGCTTTGTACGTACTGCTATTCTTGAAGTCTACCAATTACAATAAAGCGGGGAATTTCTAA
- a CDS encoding carbohydrate ABC transporter permease yields MKNYRIIKQIGNLGRALILLFFLLLVLMPIYWMAITSLKTNSEIIDTQTVTYYPHETTTDNYVQLFELYDYKSMLVNSLIVSVSTGLCITMLSILGGYGLARYSFSGKTPMLLFFLVTQMIPLILVIIPLYVIFAKMGIINTRLSLFLFYLIANLPFCVITMRSFFERIPYTLEEAAYVDGCSKMMTLVRIILPVMFPGIVAVFVFAFIGAWNELIAGTIFINTSNLWTIPVGLKSLIGKYDVKWGVLMAGGMCALLPTAIMFAFMQKFVVEGLTAGAVKE; encoded by the coding sequence ATGAAAAACTATAGAATTATAAAACAAATCGGTAATCTGGGAAGAGCTCTTATCCTGCTGTTTTTCCTGCTTTTAGTACTTATGCCGATCTATTGGATGGCTATCACCTCTCTCAAGACGAATTCTGAGATTATTGACACACAGACGGTCACCTACTATCCACATGAAACAACTACTGACAATTATGTGCAGTTATTTGAATTATACGACTACAAGAGCATGCTGGTTAATAGTTTGATCGTGTCAGTCTCCACAGGCCTGTGCATTACCATGCTCTCGATACTTGGGGGATATGGGTTGGCAAGATATTCCTTCAGCGGGAAGACACCCATGCTGCTCTTCTTTCTTGTCACACAGATGATTCCACTGATACTTGTCATTATCCCGTTGTATGTAATCTTTGCAAAGATGGGTATCATTAATACGAGGCTGAGCCTATTCCTGTTCTACCTCATCGCAAACCTCCCTTTCTGTGTCATCACCATGAGGAGTTTCTTTGAGCGGATCCCCTATACATTGGAAGAAGCAGCGTATGTGGATGGGTGTTCCAAGATGATGACGTTGGTACGGATCATTCTTCCGGTCATGTTTCCTGGCATTGTTGCCGTCTTTGTGTTTGCATTCATTGGAGCCTGGAATGAATTGATTGCCGGTACCATTTTCATCAATACGAGCAATCTCTGGACGATCCCAGTCGGATTGAAGTCCTTGATCGGAAAATATGATGTTAAATGGGGAGTGCTTATGGCCGGCGGCATGTGTGCACTTCTTCCAACTGCAATCATGTTCGCGTTCATGCAGAAATTCGTAGTGGAAGGATTGACCGCAGGAGCAGTAAAAGAATGA
- a CDS encoding FCD domain-containing protein, translated as MSTMPITQSFKPIAKDSLYEKVTDAIISYIYRNGLKIGDKLPGERQLAQELEVGRNSVRQGLCQLEENGIITRMVGKGAFVKREVTADSVELKLMRVDYQDLLEIKINIEELAIKRAVEHATDEQIARLREIGEELNNLAKAGTFSHTLDKKFHTALLECAGSPTLTQMVLSLVDSLDSYTKVLGNVSDIWVKTIPFHLDIVSALEQRQVSYAIAAHQYIYHYDMEVLNGLAEKTEPKAN; from the coding sequence ATGAGTACGATGCCCATTACCCAATCATTCAAGCCAATTGCAAAGGATTCGTTATACGAAAAAGTAACGGATGCAATCATCAGTTACATCTACCGTAATGGATTGAAGATCGGTGACAAATTACCAGGAGAACGTCAATTGGCCCAAGAGCTCGAGGTAGGGAGGAACTCCGTACGCCAGGGCCTCTGCCAACTTGAAGAGAACGGCATCATCACCAGAATGGTGGGAAAGGGTGCGTTTGTTAAGCGAGAGGTTACTGCAGACTCTGTAGAACTCAAACTCATGCGAGTCGATTACCAAGACCTGTTGGAAATAAAGATCAACATCGAAGAACTGGCTATTAAAAGGGCTGTAGAGCATGCGACAGATGAGCAAATTGCTCGCTTAAGGGAAATCGGGGAGGAACTGAACAACCTGGCAAAGGCCGGGACATTCTCTCATACGTTGGACAAGAAGTTCCATACGGCTCTTCTGGAATGTGCAGGCAGCCCCACACTCACACAGATGGTCCTCTCCTTGGTGGACTCCCTGGATAGTTACACAAAGGTCCTGGGGAATGTCTCTGATATTTGGGTCAAGACCATCCCGTTCCATCTCGATATCGTATCGGCCTTGGAACAAAGACAAGTTTCCTATGCAATAGCTGCGCACCAATACATCTATCACTATGATATGGAAGTTCTAAACGGTCTCGCAGAAAAAACAGAACCAAAAGCAAACTAA
- a CDS encoding alpha-L-fucosidase: MGTPEAWWQEAKFGMFIHYGLYSMLAGEYNGNRTDNIAEWIMHDLNIPREEYRKLAQSFTADEFNLEEIVLLAKRAGMKYVVLTSKHHEGFALYDSAVSDYTSMRAAPCKRDFVRELKDACQKHGLQFGLYYSQAQDWDDPDACRDGFGPEGKDFDQYLQNKCLPQITELLTNYGQIDLLWLDTPMYMNKEQSEAIRSLVKRLQPHCMISGRIGNGLGDYMTTGDNFLPALPYPGAFEVPATINNTWGYNAFDTRWKSTKQIVKSLVKIVSRGGNYLLNIGPMGSGKIPEPSIAVLEAVGQFMQKNAESIYGTRTLPLYPYDIDWGFFTAKKGKLFLHIFEEKEQAYLLNIANTPVRCYRLSDGLELKLKIRVTCEGDSSWLINLPPREDDEVDQVICIELAEDDVLFEPIRG, from the coding sequence ATGGGAACACCAGAAGCATGGTGGCAAGAAGCTAAATTCGGCATGTTTATCCATTATGGATTGTATTCGATGCTTGCCGGTGAATATAACGGGAACCGAACAGACAATATTGCAGAATGGATTATGCACGATCTCAATATTCCCAGAGAGGAGTATCGTAAACTCGCTCAGTCCTTTACTGCAGATGAATTCAATCTTGAAGAGATTGTCCTTCTTGCGAAAAGGGCGGGAATGAAATATGTGGTACTTACCAGCAAACACCATGAAGGATTTGCTCTATACGATTCCGCAGTAAGCGACTATACGAGCATGAGAGCCGCCCCTTGCAAGAGAGATTTTGTAAGGGAGTTGAAAGATGCATGTCAAAAACATGGTCTGCAATTTGGGTTGTACTATTCCCAAGCACAGGATTGGGACGATCCTGATGCCTGTAGAGACGGATTTGGGCCGGAGGGAAAGGATTTTGACCAATACCTACAAAACAAATGCCTACCCCAGATAACTGAACTCCTGACAAACTATGGCCAGATTGATCTTCTGTGGCTCGATACGCCCATGTATATGAACAAGGAACAGTCAGAGGCCATCAGAAGCCTGGTTAAACGGTTGCAGCCCCACTGCATGATCAGTGGAAGGATCGGCAACGGCCTTGGTGATTACATGACCACCGGAGACAACTTTCTCCCTGCCCTTCCCTATCCTGGTGCCTTTGAGGTTCCTGCCACCATCAACAATACCTGGGGATACAATGCATTCGATACCCGTTGGAAGAGTACAAAGCAGATTGTGAAATCACTGGTCAAGATTGTCAGCCGTGGTGGCAATTATCTTCTGAACATCGGCCCTATGGGAAGCGGGAAAATTCCAGAACCCAGTATTGCAGTTTTGGAAGCTGTTGGCCAGTTCATGCAGAAAAATGCAGAGAGCATCTACGGCACGAGGACGTTACCCCTCTATCCTTATGATATTGACTGGGGATTCTTTACTGCCAAGAAGGGAAAACTGTTCCTTCATATCTTTGAAGAAAAGGAGCAAGCCTACTTGCTCAATATCGCCAATACACCGGTTCGTTGCTACAGGCTTTCCGATGGACTGGAATTGAAACTGAAAATTCGAGTCACTTGTGAAGGGGACTCAAGTTGGCTCATCAATCTACCTCCGAGGGAAGATGATGAAGTAGACCAAGTCATCTGTATTGAGCTCGCAGAGGATGACGTACTATTTGAACCTATCAGGGGATGA